Proteins co-encoded in one Actinomycetota bacterium genomic window:
- a CDS encoding F0F1 ATP synthase subunit epsilon, whose protein sequence is MAERELNLKIITPKGIELDDRCETVTLSTIDGKIGILPMHIPLITVLKKGRLKFLKENKEIFLQIDGGIAKIKDNIVTVITPSFKISS, encoded by the coding sequence ATGGCAGAGAGAGAATTAAATTTAAAGATTATAACACCAAAAGGCATAGAACTTGATGATAGGTGTGAGACTGTTACCTTAAGTACAATTGATGGTAAGATAGGGATATTACCAATGCATATTCCCCTAATTACTGTTTTAAAGAAGGGAAGATTAAAGTTTCTTAAAGAAAATAAGGAAATATTTCTTCAAATAGATGGAGGAATTGCTAAGATTAAAGACAATATAGTTACTGTTATTACTCCATCATTTAAAATTTCATCTTAG